One window from the genome of Cryptococcus tetragattii IND107 chromosome 2, whole genome shotgun sequence encodes:
- a CDS encoding pre-mRNA-splicing factor CWC26, which translates to MSDLKAYLAANYMSGPKADAILARSSDPVLKKKRKKQNKNEDYIGGSSKAEASSGLMLRDEDEVWGRSKNEEEEGDDAPVVGKDLATFKKSKSSWATVANKTALPLPQAEPSSPQDIKPDIKQEPDIDVSATTAPVQMTKRRGGLRTAAQLREDTEREMAEQRSPSPDEGEERPDPTETVHRDVTGRIIDVKKLHEEEKRREEEERRKEAERKEWTKGMVQRKNREENRRLEKEMAAADVGRSRDDVRMNKEMKEEERWNDPAAAFLTKKKKKGPRRPKYEGSWAPNRFGIAPGFRWDGVDRSNDFEKKYFQAQNTRARREYEHNQWSVEDM; encoded by the exons ATGTCAGACCTCAAGGCGTATCTTGCCGCAAA CTACATGTCCGGGCCCAAGGCAGACGCTATCCTTGCCCGTTCATCAGATCCTGTattaaagaagaagcgaaaaaAGCAGAACAAAAATGAAGATTATATTGGTGGATCATCCAAGGCCGAAGCCTCCAGTGGTTTAATgttgagagatgaagatgaagtttGGGGCAGGAGTAagaacgaggaagaagaaggagatgatgctCCTG TGGTTGGGAAAGACCTTGCAACTTTTAAGAAATCTAAATCTTCCTGGGCCACCGTTGCGAATAAaactgctcttcctttacCGCAAGCTGAACCATCATCTCCGCAAGATATCAAGCCCGACATCAAGCAAGAGCCAGATATTGACGTATCTGCCACCACGGCCCCAGTACAGATGACAAAGCGCCGTGGTGGTTTGCGTACGGCAGCGCAACTGAGAGAAGATacggagagggagatggcggAGCAGCGCTCACCATCTCctgatgaaggcgaagagagaCCGGATCCCACGGAAACGGTTCATCGTGATGTCACTGGTAGAATTATTGATGTCAAGAAGCTTcacgaggaggagaagagaagagaggaggaagaacggCGAAAAGAAGcggagaggaaagaatggaCAAAAGGTATGGTGCAGCGGAAGAATCGTGAGGAAAACAGACGattggaaaaggaaatggcCGCGGCAGATGTGGGTCGAAGTAGGGATGACGTGAGAATGAacaaagagatgaaggaagaagaacgatGGAATGATCCAGCCGCAGCTTTCTTGACG aagaaaaagaagaaagggcCGAGACGACCAAAATACGAAGGCTCATGGGCACCCAACCGGTTTGGTATTGCTCCAGGATTTAGATGGGATGGTGTTG ATCGTTCCAATGATTTCGAAAAGAAATACTTCCAAGCTCAAAACACGAGAGCACGACGAGAATATGAGCACAATCAATGGAGTGTTGAAGACATGTAG